Proteins encoded in a region of the Pseudomonas denitrificans (nom. rej.) genome:
- a CDS encoding Rrf2 family transcriptional regulator, giving the protein MRTDSRLSRMLHVLLHMARDDQPVTSERIAQMLGTNPAVVRRTMGGLREAGYVRSEKGHGGGWTLDCDLAQVTLLDVYRAVGSERLFAMGFDNVHPDCLVEKVVNDALQDAMEQATAILLERLGAVSLADLAERFTALYPKDH; this is encoded by the coding sequence GTGCGAACCGACAGCCGCCTCTCGCGCATGCTCCACGTGCTGCTGCACATGGCCCGCGACGACCAGCCCGTGACCTCCGAGCGCATCGCCCAGATGCTCGGCACCAACCCGGCCGTGGTGCGGCGGACCATGGGCGGCCTGCGCGAGGCCGGCTACGTGCGCTCGGAGAAGGGCCACGGTGGCGGCTGGACGCTGGACTGCGACCTGGCCCAGGTCACGCTGCTGGATGTCTACCGCGCGGTGGGCAGCGAGCGCCTGTTCGCCATGGGCTTCGATAACGTGCACCCGGACTGCCTGGTGGAAAAGGTGGTCAACGACGCGCTGCAGGACGCCATGGAGCAGGCCACCGCCATCCTCCTTGAACGCCTGGGCGCCGTGTCCCTGGCCGATCTCGCCGAACGCTTCACGGCGCTTTACCCGAAAGACCACTGA
- a CDS encoding DUF1360 domain-containing protein: MIDLLNSPLAGALWTCLALAIAASALSMTVTQTELFAPLRALAWKVHPQVGHLFQCFYCFSHWVVIAGTLVYRPVVIASGWAPVDWLVATFFTIALTAMFCGLLFKVFLTAMAKAVSERELKKLFASE; the protein is encoded by the coding sequence ATGATCGATCTCTTGAACTCGCCGCTGGCCGGCGCGCTGTGGACCTGCCTTGCCCTGGCCATCGCCGCCTCCGCGCTGTCCATGACCGTCACCCAGACCGAACTCTTCGCACCCCTGCGCGCACTGGCCTGGAAGGTCCACCCGCAGGTCGGCCACCTGTTCCAGTGCTTCTACTGCTTCAGCCACTGGGTGGTGATCGCCGGCACCCTGGTCTACCGTCCGGTAGTGATCGCCAGTGGCTGGGCGCCTGTCGACTGGCTGGTGGCGACCTTCTTCACCATCGCCCTGACGGCGATGTTCTGCGGGCTGCTGTTCAAGGTGTTCCTCACCGCCATGGCCAAAGCCGTGAGCGAGCGGGAGCTGAAGAAGCTGTTCGCCAGCGAGTGA
- a CDS encoding HIT family protein, which produces MQIPATHVIHQTEHWLLNHHLASALPGYLMLGSKQPVESLADLPEAALAEMGVLMAKVQRILEATLQPRWLYIGRFGHSPGFPIHFHFIPVYAWVEEAFWADERYRSLSQFAHIEDASTQTDGAELTLFVWREFGEAPVPPAVQGPSIEQVIERLRGRFVQPQ; this is translated from the coding sequence ATGCAGATTCCTGCCACCCACGTCATCCACCAGACCGAACACTGGCTGCTCAACCACCATTTGGCGTCCGCCTTGCCGGGCTACCTGATGCTCGGTTCGAAGCAGCCGGTGGAGTCCCTGGCCGACCTGCCGGAAGCCGCGCTGGCGGAAATGGGCGTGCTGATGGCGAAGGTCCAGCGCATCCTCGAAGCAACACTGCAACCCAGATGGCTGTATATCGGCCGCTTCGGCCATTCGCCGGGCTTCCCCATCCACTTCCATTTCATCCCGGTATACGCCTGGGTCGAGGAAGCCTTCTGGGCCGATGAGCGCTATCGCTCATTAAGTCAGTTCGCCCATATCGAGGATGCCTCCACCCAGACCGACGGCGCGGAACTGACCCTGTTCGTCTGGCGTGAATTCGGCGAAGCGCCGGTGCCGCCCGCCGTGCAGGGGCCGTCGATCGAACAGGTGATCGAGCGGTTACGCGGGCGTTTCGTCCAGCCCCAGTGA
- a CDS encoding class I SAM-dependent methyltransferase — MTPAELMAPFHDPDAAARYTENPPRFVPGLFDLHRMVAILLAEQAPHDGHLLVLGAGGGMELRAFAEAQPAWSFTGVDPSAEMLAVAAQMLGPNAGRADLLQGYIDDAPPGPFDGGACLLTLHFLPEAERLRVLREIHARLRPGAAFVMAHLCVPQGAGERARWLSRYAEFAVSSGMEPGNAQQARNAVDAHLNILTPSRTKRCSGRPASAASKPSTSASPSVAGLHSLDTDLC, encoded by the coding sequence ATGACCCCCGCCGAACTGATGGCCCCGTTCCACGACCCCGACGCCGCCGCGCGCTACACGGAGAACCCGCCGCGCTTCGTCCCCGGCCTGTTCGACCTGCACCGCATGGTGGCCATCCTGCTGGCCGAGCAGGCGCCGCACGACGGCCACCTGCTGGTACTCGGCGCGGGCGGCGGCATGGAGCTGCGTGCCTTCGCCGAAGCCCAGCCGGCCTGGAGCTTCACCGGCGTTGACCCCTCCGCCGAGATGCTCGCGGTGGCCGCGCAGATGCTCGGGCCGAACGCTGGACGCGCTGACCTGCTGCAGGGCTACATCGACGACGCTCCGCCGGGCCCGTTCGACGGTGGCGCCTGCCTGCTGACCCTGCATTTCCTGCCCGAGGCGGAACGCCTGCGCGTGCTGCGCGAGATCCACGCTCGGTTGAGGCCCGGTGCTGCCTTCGTCATGGCGCACCTCTGTGTGCCGCAAGGGGCTGGCGAGCGGGCGCGCTGGCTGTCGCGCTACGCCGAGTTCGCCGTCAGCTCCGGGATGGAGCCGGGCAACGCGCAGCAGGCACGCAACGCCGTGGATGCGCACCTGAACATCCTCACCCCGAGCAGGACGAAGCGCTGCTCTGGGAGGCCGGCTTCAGCCGCATCGAAGCCTTCTACGTCGGCTTCGCCTTCCGTGGCTGGGTTGCACTCGCTTGATACGGACCTCTGCTAG
- a CDS encoding cytoplasmic protein: MHKYRLTIQRHGQLLGHFDSDLPWARDAVRAIAESLGGQDFDLELQVADSERRLLESSPAGIKVLASEPLFRPVPLHTL, translated from the coding sequence ATGCACAAGTACCGCCTGACTATCCAGCGCCACGGCCAGTTGCTCGGCCATTTCGATTCCGATCTGCCCTGGGCTCGTGACGCCGTGCGCGCCATCGCCGAGAGCCTGGGCGGGCAGGATTTCGACCTGGAGCTGCAGGTCGCCGACAGCGAACGCCGCCTGCTGGAAAGCTCGCCAGCCGGCATCAAGGTGCTGGCCAGCGAGCCGTTGTTCCGCCCGGTGCCGTTGCACACCTTGTAG
- a CDS encoding TonB-dependent siderophore receptor: protein MKDVASGALLLSLSTLALSAVAAPVAIDLPKQPLAASLEQLQSATGMRISYDRAQIAKVGAPALKGNMEPGEALDRLLADSGLQGTVNGNSAQVSGAVRGGASGNDSVDLGATEVVGAAPVAPGTTEGTGSYTTGVMQTSTKLNMTVRETPQSVSVVTRQQMEDQNMQDLDDAIRGVTGMTVQQYGPARVSYAARGFDVDNIMYDGLATSISTYTQDVISAADLAMFDRVEVVRGATGLMQGAGNPAAAVNMVRKRPTQDFHMSLEGSAGTWDRYRSQVDVSGPLNSEGTLRGRAVAAYETRDSFQDVVSGERGVLYGITEADLNPDTTLTLGASYQNDNKNDNWVGLPAPLGGRHLDLKRSDYYGADWSYWDTTTTHLFGDVVHRFDNGWQMKVAADKLWARIDMLGLYNSCYYTEGCPTMTMGPGKYAYTDDHQSYDAFANGPFQAFGREHELVFGGSYREERFDGHGGWGDLTYNDGSPVTPFDPTKWDPSSVQKPNIDMSLWNMKLDQEQKGAYVTTRLNVADPLKVILGGRLDWYEADPHNDTGTQKVTRNVTRYAGVVYDLNDVYSVYASYTDIFKPQSNFDSSGSLLDPITGKNYEIGLKGEHFGGTLNTQIALFQIDQENRATDDTSGPSPCPSSPTSIYCSRASGKVRSQGVDMEVSGALTENWQAMAGYTYVDAKYKHDSNEDNVGKPFDPSKPRHLFKLATSYTLPGELHQWRVGGNLVTQSQTEDTTTGFQQGGYTVTNAMLGYKVNENIDTRVNFNNIFDKYYYSGISFGNLNYGEPRNLMFTVKYSM from the coding sequence ATGAAAGACGTAGCCTCGGGCGCGCTCCTGCTCAGTCTCTCCACCCTTGCTCTCTCCGCGGTCGCCGCCCCCGTGGCCATCGACCTGCCCAAGCAGCCCCTGGCCGCTTCCCTGGAGCAATTGCAGTCCGCAACCGGAATGCGGATTTCCTATGACCGTGCCCAGATCGCCAAGGTTGGCGCGCCGGCACTCAAGGGCAACATGGAGCCGGGCGAGGCACTCGATCGTCTGCTGGCGGACAGCGGCCTGCAGGGCACGGTCAACGGCAACAGCGCACAGGTCAGCGGTGCCGTGCGCGGCGGCGCATCGGGCAATGACAGCGTCGATCTGGGTGCCACCGAGGTCGTCGGCGCTGCTCCTGTGGCGCCGGGCACCACCGAAGGCACCGGCTCCTACACCACCGGCGTGATGCAGACTTCCACCAAGCTGAACATGACCGTCCGCGAGACGCCGCAGTCGGTGAGCGTGGTCACCCGGCAGCAGATGGAAGACCAGAACATGCAGGACCTCGACGACGCGATTCGTGGCGTCACCGGCATGACTGTCCAGCAGTACGGGCCGGCCCGAGTGAGCTACGCCGCGCGTGGCTTCGATGTCGACAACATCATGTACGACGGCCTGGCCACCAGCATTTCCACCTACACCCAGGACGTGATTTCCGCCGCGGACCTGGCGATGTTCGACCGCGTCGAAGTGGTGCGCGGCGCCACCGGCCTGATGCAGGGCGCGGGCAACCCGGCCGCCGCCGTCAACATGGTGCGCAAGCGCCCGACCCAGGACTTCCACATGAGCCTGGAAGGCAGCGCCGGCACCTGGGACCGCTACCGCAGCCAGGTCGACGTGTCCGGCCCGCTGAACAGCGAAGGCACCCTGCGCGGCCGCGCGGTGGCCGCCTACGAGACCCGCGACAGTTTCCAGGACGTGGTCAGCGGCGAGCGCGGTGTGCTTTACGGCATCACCGAGGCCGATCTGAACCCGGACACCACCCTGACCCTGGGCGCGTCCTACCAGAACGACAACAAAAACGACAACTGGGTAGGCCTGCCGGCACCGCTGGGTGGTCGTCACCTGGACCTCAAGCGCTCCGACTACTACGGCGCCGACTGGTCCTACTGGGATACCACCACCACCCACCTGTTCGGCGACGTGGTGCACCGCTTCGACAACGGCTGGCAGATGAAGGTCGCCGCCGACAAGCTGTGGGCGCGCATCGACATGCTCGGCCTGTACAACAGCTGCTACTACACCGAAGGCTGCCCGACCATGACCATGGGGCCGGGCAAGTACGCCTACACCGATGACCACCAGAGCTACGACGCCTTCGCCAACGGCCCGTTCCAGGCCTTCGGCCGCGAGCACGAGCTGGTGTTCGGCGGCAGCTACCGCGAAGAGCGCTTCGACGGCCACGGCGGCTGGGGCGACCTGACCTACAACGACGGCTCGCCGGTGACCCCGTTCGACCCGACGAAGTGGGACCCCAGCTCGGTGCAGAAGCCGAACATCGACATGAGCCTCTGGAACATGAAGCTCGACCAGGAGCAGAAGGGCGCCTACGTCACCACCCGCCTGAACGTCGCCGACCCGCTCAAGGTCATCCTCGGCGGGCGCCTGGACTGGTACGAGGCAGACCCGCACAACGACACCGGCACCCAGAAGGTCACCCGCAACGTCACCCGTTACGCCGGCGTGGTCTACGACCTGAACGACGTCTATTCGGTCTATGCCAGCTACACCGACATCTTCAAGCCGCAGAGCAACTTCGATTCCAGCGGCAGCCTGCTCGACCCGATCACCGGCAAGAACTACGAGATCGGCCTGAAGGGCGAGCACTTCGGCGGCACGCTGAACACCCAGATCGCGCTGTTCCAGATCGATCAGGAAAACCGCGCCACCGACGACACCAGCGGTCCCTCGCCGTGTCCCAGCTCGCCGACCTCGATCTACTGCTCGCGGGCTTCGGGCAAGGTGCGCAGCCAGGGCGTGGACATGGAAGTCAGCGGCGCGCTGACCGAGAACTGGCAGGCGATGGCGGGCTACACCTACGTCGACGCCAAGTACAAGCACGACAGCAACGAGGACAACGTCGGCAAGCCGTTCGACCCGAGCAAGCCGCGCCACCTGTTCAAGCTCGCCACCAGCTACACCCTGCCGGGCGAGCTGCACCAGTGGCGCGTGGGCGGCAACCTGGTAACCCAGAGCCAGACCGAGGACACCACCACCGGCTTCCAGCAGGGCGGCTACACGGTGACCAACGCCATGCTCGGCTACAAGGTCAACGAAAACATCGACACCCGGGTGAACTTCAACAACATCTTCGACAAGTACTATTACAGCGGCATCAGCTTCGGCAACCTGAACTACGGCGAGCCGCGCAACCTGATGTTCACGGTGAAGTACTCGATGTGA
- a CDS encoding thioredoxin family protein → MASYEELFSIGEGFDAFVAHGLPGEIAGVRKVQQQLAEPGTISADTLRRIQAIEGRYRLLIAGEMWCPDCQINVTVMDHLQRLQPRVELAVITKGRAEDDLRERMELDRILIPVVLVLDGDFQPVGRFIERPLEVVAGGDALKPAYRAGEYLESTLTDLLELFEKAEGRA, encoded by the coding sequence ATGGCCTCCTACGAGGAACTTTTCTCCATCGGCGAGGGCTTCGACGCCTTCGTCGCCCACGGCCTGCCCGGCGAGATTGCCGGGGTGCGCAAGGTCCAGCAGCAGTTGGCTGAACCCGGCACCATCAGCGCCGACACCCTGCGCCGCATCCAGGCCATCGAGGGCCGCTACCGCCTGCTGATCGCCGGTGAGATGTGGTGCCCGGACTGCCAGATCAATGTCACCGTGATGGACCATCTGCAGCGCCTGCAACCGCGCGTGGAGCTGGCGGTAATCACCAAGGGACGTGCCGAGGACGACCTGCGTGAACGCATGGAACTGGACCGTATCCTGATCCCGGTGGTGCTGGTGCTTGATGGTGATTTCCAGCCGGTAGGCCGTTTCATCGAACGACCGCTGGAAGTGGTGGCAGGTGGCGATGCGCTCAAGCCTGCGTACCGTGCAGGTGAGTACCTGGAAAGCACGCTGACGGACCTGCTGGAGCTGTTCGAGAAGGCTGAAGGCCGGGCGTAA
- a CDS encoding nuclear transport factor 2 family protein, which produces MTALNLHPQAAASLASWHQMVAAKNLSNLPQLLAPNAVFRSPMAHSPYPGAPVVSTILNTVLQVFENFTYHRELATGDGLNVVLEFSATVNGKDLKGIDMVRFDEDGKIVEFEVMVRPLSGLQALGEEMGRRLAPYLAAAKAQTAKS; this is translated from the coding sequence GTGACCGCACTGAACCTGCACCCCCAGGCCGCCGCTTCGCTGGCCAGCTGGCACCAGATGGTGGCTGCCAAGAACCTGTCCAACCTGCCGCAGCTGCTGGCGCCCAACGCGGTGTTCCGCTCGCCCATGGCGCACTCGCCCTACCCCGGCGCGCCGGTGGTCTCGACCATTCTCAATACCGTGCTGCAGGTGTTCGAGAACTTCACCTACCACCGCGAACTGGCCACCGGCGACGGCCTGAACGTGGTGCTGGAGTTCAGCGCCACGGTGAACGGCAAGGACCTCAAGGGTATCGACATGGTCCGCTTCGACGAGGACGGCAAGATCGTCGAGTTCGAGGTGATGGTCCGCCCGCTCAGCGGCCTGCAGGCTCTGGGCGAGGAAATGGGCCGCCGCCTGGCGCCCTACCTGGCAGCCGCCAAGGCGCAGACCGCCAAGAGCTGA
- a CDS encoding DMT family transporter, producing MKRGVVYAGMAGAIWGGVILAPSLVPEFNPLLISSVRFALYGAISLLIALPVALGLLRRVSREDLSMLIRLSLAGNLLYFALLSAAVQFAGVAAASLINGIMPLAISYRSRSEQDSLPLSRMKMPLALVALGILCINLDPSALMAAGSTPGERILGIVCGFSAVVCWSWFATANARYLKASHFNSHEWSTLTGVVTGVMAVVLAGVGVLIAPQAVPTGISAERWMVFLWVSLFLAIFGSWVANGLWNAATRRLPMSLGGQLIVFETLFACAYAYINEQRLPGPVEALAIVLLTVGVLWAIGLHRAPAEVPARAVES from the coding sequence ATGAAACGCGGGGTGGTCTACGCAGGCATGGCAGGGGCAATCTGGGGTGGGGTGATCCTCGCGCCGTCGCTGGTGCCGGAATTCAACCCGCTGCTGATCAGTTCCGTGCGTTTCGCGCTGTATGGCGCCATCTCGCTGCTGATCGCGCTGCCCGTGGCCCTCGGCCTGCTGCGCCGGGTCAGCCGCGAGGACCTGTCGATGCTGATCCGCCTGTCCCTGGCCGGCAACCTGCTGTACTTCGCGCTGCTGTCGGCGGCGGTGCAGTTCGCCGGAGTGGCGGCGGCCTCGCTGATCAACGGCATCATGCCGCTGGCGATCAGCTACCGCAGCCGTTCCGAGCAGGACTCGCTGCCGTTGTCGCGGATGAAGATGCCGCTGGCGCTGGTGGCGCTGGGCATTCTCTGCATCAACCTCGATCCGTCGGCGCTGATGGCGGCCGGCAGCACGCCGGGCGAGCGCATCCTCGGCATCGTCTGCGGCTTCTCGGCGGTGGTCTGCTGGTCCTGGTTCGCCACGGCCAACGCTCGCTACCTGAAGGCCAGCCACTTCAACAGCCACGAATGGTCGACGCTGACCGGCGTGGTCACCGGGGTCATGGCCGTGGTGCTGGCGGGCGTCGGTGTACTGATTGCGCCGCAGGCGGTGCCGACCGGCATTTCCGCGGAGCGCTGGATGGTCTTCCTCTGGGTCTCGCTGTTCCTCGCCATCTTCGGCTCGTGGGTCGCCAATGGTCTGTGGAACGCCGCGACGCGCCGCCTGCCGATGAGCCTCGGTGGCCAGCTGATCGTCTTCGAGACGCTGTTCGCCTGCGCCTATGCCTACATCAACGAACAGCGGTTGCCCGGCCCGGTGGAGGCGCTGGCGATTGTCCTGCTGACCGTTGGCGTGCTCTGGGCCATCGGCCTGCACCGTGCGCCGGCTGAGGTCCCGGCGCGCGCCGTGGAGTCCTGA
- a CDS encoding LysR substrate-binding domain-containing protein gives MSRINVRNISRIDLNLLLTFHCLMTERSATRASAVLHVTQGAVSAALRRLREHFADELFIRTASGMQPTRKAMELAPKIAEALTSISGVLGSEPEFSAHESSYVFNIGLSDDIEACLAPRIVNAAAAEGLGVSFAFHQSNSSLWKQSLQDPDMDLVICSEPKDFGTSYSSQVLFSSSYSCLYRPRGRAADLPIGLEEYFAANHVRVSYDGRRGFIDDMFEAAGYARRVTASFTHFSGALTTLMSSEVIATIPTFAAESYAAMTDLTVSPVPFPVPSFRCFMLWDIARHNKPHHDWLRQFIGELGQKLG, from the coding sequence ATGAGCCGGATTAACGTACGTAATATCTCGCGGATCGACCTCAACCTTCTGCTCACCTTCCACTGCCTGATGACCGAGCGCAGCGCCACCCGCGCCTCGGCCGTGCTGCACGTGACCCAGGGCGCGGTGAGCGCGGCGCTTCGCCGGCTGCGCGAGCATTTCGCTGACGAACTGTTCATCCGCACCGCCTCGGGCATGCAGCCCACGCGCAAGGCGATGGAGCTGGCGCCGAAGATCGCCGAGGCGCTGACCTCGATCTCCGGCGTGCTGGGCAGCGAGCCGGAGTTCTCCGCCCACGAGTCCAGCTATGTGTTCAACATCGGGCTGTCCGACGACATCGAGGCCTGCCTCGCGCCACGTATCGTCAACGCCGCGGCGGCCGAAGGCCTGGGCGTGAGCTTCGCCTTCCACCAGAGCAACAGCTCGCTGTGGAAACAGTCCCTGCAGGACCCGGACATGGACCTGGTGATCTGCAGCGAGCCGAAGGATTTCGGCACCAGCTACTCGTCCCAGGTGCTGTTCTCCTCGTCCTACTCCTGCCTGTACCGCCCGCGCGGTCGTGCGGCGGACCTGCCCATCGGCCTGGAGGAATACTTCGCGGCGAACCATGTTCGGGTGTCCTATGACGGCCGGCGCGGCTTCATCGACGACATGTTCGAGGCCGCCGGTTATGCGCGCCGGGTCACCGCCTCCTTCACCCACTTCAGTGGCGCGCTGACGACGCTGATGAGCAGCGAAGTGATCGCCACCATCCCGACCTTCGCCGCCGAGAGCTACGCGGCGATGACCGACCTGACCGTCAGCCCGGTGCCCTTCCCGGTGCCGTCCTTCCGCTGCTTCATGCTCTGGGACATCGCCCGGCACAACAAACCGCACCACGACTGGCTGCGCCAGTTCATCGGCGAGCTGGGGCAGAAGCTGGGTTGA
- a CDS encoding LysR substrate-binding domain-containing protein, which produces MPHTFHRRAVISRYLRTLPPLETLITFEAVGRYGSFTQAATELFLTQSAVSKQMRALEDSLKVPLFERKPRGVTLTAAGAELLTTVDMLLDRLQHSVRRIRNVHQSNAVSVLATHALAQFWLFPKLIEFNKAHPGIAVHVHAINEIDEASLVDFDLGILYGAGDWTTLNSRFVLPEVVYPVARPDFDASRITTLDQLAAASLVQLDTSAWSCLDWHDWFGHFGKDYQPAESDPVFNQLTLAYRAVQQGMGIGLAWGFMADDAVANGEMQRVTDLAMVTERGEYLVSLRHRQLSPAAQLFHDWLLASLGLDETPA; this is translated from the coding sequence ATGCCTCATACCTTTCACCGGAGAGCCGTCATCAGCCGTTACCTGCGCACCCTGCCGCCCCTGGAAACCCTCATCACCTTCGAGGCCGTGGGCCGCTATGGCAGCTTCACCCAGGCCGCCACCGAGCTGTTCCTCACCCAGAGCGCGGTGAGCAAGCAGATGCGCGCGCTGGAAGACAGCCTCAAGGTGCCGCTGTTCGAGCGCAAACCGCGCGGCGTCACCCTGACCGCCGCCGGCGCGGAGCTGCTGACCACCGTGGACATGCTGCTCGATCGCCTGCAGCACAGCGTGCGGCGCATCCGCAACGTGCACCAGAGCAACGCCGTGTCGGTGCTGGCGACCCACGCGCTGGCGCAGTTCTGGCTGTTCCCCAAGCTGATCGAATTCAACAAGGCCCACCCCGGTATCGCCGTGCATGTCCACGCGATCAACGAGATCGACGAAGCCAGCCTGGTGGACTTCGACCTGGGCATCCTCTACGGCGCGGGCGACTGGACCACGCTGAACAGCCGCTTCGTGCTGCCCGAAGTGGTCTACCCGGTCGCCCGGCCGGACTTCGACGCATCCCGCATCACCACCCTCGACCAGCTCGCCGCCGCATCGCTGGTGCAGCTGGATACCTCGGCCTGGAGCTGCCTGGACTGGCACGACTGGTTCGGTCACTTCGGCAAGGATTACCAGCCGGCGGAGAGCGACCCGGTGTTCAACCAGCTCACCCTCGCCTACCGCGCCGTGCAGCAAGGTATGGGCATCGGCCTGGCCTGGGGGTTCATGGCGGATGATGCGGTGGCCAACGGCGAGATGCAGCGGGTGACGGACCTGGCCATGGTCACCGAGCGCGGCGAGTACCTGGTGTCCCTGCGCCACCGCCAGCTGTCACCGGCGGCGCAGTTGTTCCATGACTGGTTGCTGGCGTCACTGGGGCTGGACGAAACGCCCGCGTAA
- a CDS encoding BRO-N domain-containing protein, translating to MNLSISPADDGLIPTLFVRYNRQLRALLIEQQAWFVVRDLSKLINRPVEAHLIGRLDHDQSRRERLAGSTEPELLVSESGLYALLLIYCHHPENRSLRQWLTNDVVPALRDASNLDARLPRRRMQHLLGESLPVMDWQGNLWLRWRDAVGLLENHLRT from the coding sequence ATGAACCTTTCGATTTCCCCGGCCGACGACGGCCTGATCCCGACCCTGTTCGTCCGCTACAACCGGCAACTGCGCGCCCTGCTGATCGAGCAGCAGGCGTGGTTCGTGGTGCGTGACCTGAGCAAGCTGATCAACCGCCCCGTCGAAGCCCATCTCATCGGCCGGCTGGACCACGACCAGTCCCGCCGCGAGCGCCTTGCCGGCAGTACCGAACCGGAACTGCTGGTCAGCGAGAGCGGCCTCTACGCCCTGCTGCTCATCTACTGCCACCACCCGGAAAACCGCAGCCTGCGCCAATGGCTGACCAACGACGTGGTGCCCGCCCTGCGCGACGCCTCCAACCTCGACGCCCGCCTGCCGCGCCGGCGCATGCAGCACCTGCTGGGCGAGTCGCTGCCGGTGATGGACTGGCAGGGCAACCTCTGGCTGCGCTGGCGCGACGCCGTCGGCCTGCTGGAAAACCACCTGCGCACCTGA
- a CDS encoding GNAT family N-acetyltransferase: MNDLSIQLVQTGPEHQDLIRNLYQYYAYESSDWEDEDVEVDGRFYIHEEHLARYWSEPEWSANLILADGFIAGFLLVEGSELPGIDALELSDLFVLKKYRRSGIGRALANQVLLGNPGPWLVRFYSQDEVAAAFWKAVFADLPRPVQSIEPGDDPQLVSYLISPATH, encoded by the coding sequence ATGAACGATCTTTCCATCCAGCTGGTGCAGACCGGCCCTGAACACCAGGACCTGATCCGCAACCTCTACCAGTACTACGCCTACGAGTCGTCGGACTGGGAAGACGAGGACGTGGAGGTCGATGGGCGCTTCTACATCCACGAGGAGCACCTGGCGCGCTACTGGAGCGAGCCGGAGTGGAGCGCCAACCTGATCCTCGCCGACGGCTTCATCGCCGGCTTCCTGCTGGTGGAAGGCAGCGAGCTGCCGGGCATCGACGCGCTGGAGCTATCGGACCTGTTCGTGCTGAAGAAGTACCGTCGCTCGGGGATAGGCCGCGCGCTGGCCAACCAGGTGCTGCTGGGCAATCCCGGCCCCTGGCTGGTGCGTTTCTATTCCCAGGACGAAGTGGCGGCGGCCTTCTGGAAAGCCGTGTTCGCCGACCTGCCGCGCCCGGTGCAGAGCATCGAGCCGGGGGACGACCCGCAGCTGGTGAGCTACCTGATCAGCCCGGCGACGCACTGA